A genomic stretch from Terriglobus sp. RCC_193 includes:
- the mutS gene encoding DNA mismatch repair protein MutS: protein MPPEKTTVEGNKLSPMMQQFAAAKAAHPDALLFFRMGDFYELFYDDAIVASRELQLTLTARDRERQQPMCGVPYHAAEAYLQRLLRKGYRIAICEQMEDPKLAKGIVKREVTRVVTPGTALDPTASASENTFLAALTVSADRKSSGIAMLDLSTGEFRTTEFRGTNAVNLALEEVARNRPREILLPAGLHLGNGQTDLNGEVDTDADLLSGVRTRTPVEDWVFTSEYALPLLQNHYRAHSLEGFGLAGKTFAAIAAGALLHYLRSTKHDELEHLDVPRFYERTTCLELDAVSVRNLELVEPLFSGENQQTTLCYALDACRTPMGKRLLRSVILRPSIHAEEIEARHSAVAQAKNDLAARERLRRALEGVLDLERLLARLALDSAGPREVVALGRTLATLPAIHEALQDLNNGRWSALKTNFDTLIDVCSRIAQVIVEEPPLRLGEGDAIQPGVDAELDELRGLSRSGREAIAAIEERERARTGIGSLKVRFNNVFGYYLEITKANLSNVPADYERKQTLVNAERFTTPELKDYERKILTAQERLGEIERRIFAALRREVLDTAPRMRDTARRLAEIDLLANFAHVAALRGWTQPEVIADSTVLEFAEARHPVVELRLEENGTGRFIPNSGYLDSDNGPSLALITGPNMGGKSTYLRMAALLVILAQSGSFVPAASMKLGLVDRIFTRIGASDNVARGRSTFMVEMTETAAILNSATRRSLVLLDEMGRGTATYDGLSLAWATVEHLHERIGARTLFATHYHELTLLEEKLVRLKNLRVACRETPQGIVFLHHVESGAADRSYGIEVAKLAGLPREVIARARAVLKMHEKAESASIAAAGQAVQPAAPSMQMTIFTPLSQRVVDRVRELDVDRMTPMEALQLLAELKREIAE from the coding sequence ATGCCCCCGGAAAAGACCACCGTCGAAGGCAACAAGCTTTCGCCCATGATGCAGCAGTTTGCCGCCGCCAAGGCTGCGCACCCCGATGCGTTGCTGTTCTTCCGCATGGGCGACTTCTACGAGCTCTTCTACGACGATGCCATTGTGGCCTCGCGCGAGCTGCAACTGACCCTCACCGCACGCGACCGCGAACGGCAACAGCCCATGTGCGGCGTTCCCTACCACGCGGCCGAAGCTTACCTGCAACGCCTGCTTCGCAAGGGCTATCGCATTGCCATCTGCGAGCAGATGGAAGACCCCAAGCTGGCCAAGGGCATTGTCAAACGCGAAGTTACGCGTGTCGTCACGCCCGGCACAGCGTTGGACCCGACAGCATCCGCCAGTGAGAACACTTTCCTTGCCGCCCTCACGGTAAGCGCAGATCGCAAGTCCTCTGGCATTGCCATGCTGGATCTTTCCACCGGCGAATTCCGCACCACGGAGTTTCGCGGTACGAACGCAGTCAACCTTGCGTTGGAAGAAGTGGCACGCAATCGCCCTCGGGAAATTCTTTTGCCTGCTGGCCTGCACCTGGGCAATGGACAAACCGACCTGAACGGCGAAGTCGATACCGACGCCGACCTGCTTTCCGGCGTTCGTACGCGCACGCCAGTTGAGGACTGGGTCTTCACCAGCGAATACGCGCTGCCGCTGCTGCAGAACCACTATCGCGCACACTCGCTGGAAGGCTTCGGGCTCGCAGGTAAAACCTTTGCTGCTATTGCAGCCGGTGCGTTGCTGCATTACCTGCGCTCAACGAAGCATGATGAGCTGGAACACCTTGATGTGCCACGCTTCTACGAACGCACTACATGCCTTGAGCTGGATGCGGTCAGCGTGCGCAATCTTGAACTCGTCGAACCTTTGTTCAGTGGAGAGAACCAGCAGACCACGCTCTGCTATGCGCTCGACGCCTGTCGCACGCCGATGGGCAAGCGCCTGTTGCGTTCGGTTATCTTGCGACCATCTATCCATGCGGAAGAGATTGAAGCAAGACACAGCGCTGTGGCACAAGCGAAGAATGATCTTGCAGCACGCGAACGTTTACGTCGTGCATTGGAAGGCGTGCTCGATCTGGAGCGCCTGCTGGCGCGTCTTGCGCTGGATTCCGCAGGCCCGCGCGAGGTCGTTGCGCTGGGTCGAACGCTTGCCACACTCCCTGCTATTCACGAAGCTCTGCAGGACTTGAACAACGGCCGCTGGTCTGCACTTAAAACCAACTTCGATACGCTCATCGACGTCTGCTCTCGCATTGCACAGGTGATTGTGGAAGAGCCGCCTTTGCGATTGGGCGAAGGCGATGCGATCCAACCTGGCGTAGATGCAGAGCTGGACGAACTGCGCGGCCTGTCTCGCAGTGGACGCGAAGCCATCGCCGCTATTGAAGAACGCGAACGTGCACGTACCGGCATCGGCAGCCTGAAGGTTCGTTTCAACAACGTCTTCGGCTATTACCTTGAGATCACCAAGGCGAACCTCAGCAACGTGCCTGCGGATTACGAACGCAAGCAGACACTGGTAAATGCAGAGCGATTCACCACACCGGAGCTGAAGGATTACGAACGCAAAATTCTGACGGCGCAGGAACGCCTGGGAGAAATTGAGCGTCGCATCTTCGCCGCACTGCGTCGTGAAGTGCTCGACACTGCACCACGCATGCGCGACACAGCCCGTCGGCTTGCGGAGATTGATCTACTGGCAAACTTCGCACATGTCGCCGCATTGCGCGGGTGGACGCAGCCAGAAGTGATCGCGGACAGCACCGTACTTGAGTTTGCTGAAGCTCGCCATCCTGTCGTCGAACTTCGACTGGAAGAAAATGGCACGGGTCGCTTCATTCCCAACTCCGGTTATCTCGACAGCGACAACGGCCCATCGCTCGCGCTTATCACCGGCCCCAACATGGGTGGTAAATCAACCTATCTGCGCATGGCCGCGCTGCTGGTCATTCTTGCGCAGAGCGGCTCCTTCGTTCCTGCCGCGTCCATGAAGCTGGGCCTTGTCGACCGCATCTTCACACGCATTGGAGCCAGCGACAACGTGGCGCGTGGCCGCTCCACCTTCATGGTGGAGATGACGGAGACCGCCGCAATCCTGAATTCCGCAACGCGCCGCAGCCTTGTTCTTCTGGATGAGATGGGACGAGGAACGGCCACGTATGACGGCTTATCGCTGGCGTGGGCCACAGTCGAACATCTGCACGAACGCATTGGCGCACGCACGCTGTTCGCCACGCATTACCACGAGCTCACACTGCTGGAAGAGAAACTGGTGCGGCTGAAGAATCTGCGCGTGGCCTGCCGCGAAACTCCGCAGGGCATCGTCTTCCTGCATCATGTGGAGAGCGGTGCTGCCGACCGCAGCTACGGCATTGAAGTTGCTAAACTTGCTGGTCTGCCGCGCGAAGTCATTGCACGTGCACGTGCCGTGTTGAAGATGCATGAGAAGGCAGAATCTGCATCCATTGCAGCAGCCGGACAAGCGGTGCAGCCAGCAGCGCCGTCCATGCAGATGACCATCTTTACCCCACTCTCACAGCGCGTTGTGGATCGTGTGCGCGAACTCGATGTAGACCGTATGACGCCCATGGAAGCACTACAGCTGCTGGCCGAACTGAAGCGGGAGATTGCCGAATGA